The region CCACTGCATTGTTATTTTCCTTATTGTATTTTTTATCTGGAGCGTTATGGCAAATCTTATAATAACAAAAGCAGTTTGACTGTTTTTTAAATGTAGACTGACGGCGCGCTAAGGTAAACGCGCCGTAATGAATCAAATATGAATAATACTTTGAGTTTAGACTTTGATATCCAGCAACTGGATAAACTCAAAAGCCGGCTCTTCATAAGGATGGCTTTTTTTTAAGGCTTTAGCGACCTCGACTGCCTTTTCATCTGGCACCAGAATTTCTACCCGCCATTCTGCTACCTGTTCCAGTTTACCGACTTCACCGATATGAGGATCTGCTCCATCCTGCGGCTTAAACTGTCCTGTTCCCAAAACCTGCCAGGCGCAGTTCGTATACTCACCAATACCGCCCGCTCCTGCTGCAAACACTGCATTTTTAGTGTCTTCCAGATTTTCGTCCGGCACGTAATAAATCAGCTTTAACATGTATTCCTTCCTGAAATTCAGATATTTATCGTATTGTTAAGGGCTTGGGTAATCATCTTCAATGCAGGATTTTGAGAATTCTTGTTAAATGTTGCATATAAATCCAGTTTTGGCAGCACCTCATCCGCCCGGATGATCTTCACATGATCATTTAAATAACGAAGTAAATATTCCGGAGCAAAACTAAAACCCATCCCCATATTGGTCAGATTGATATGTTGCAACACATTGGTCACCCACAGCACCTGCTCATGATCGAGCTGATCAATACCGAGCAACTGATCCAACTTTCCATAAAACACGGATGATGTATTCTGCTCACACATAATCAGATTGTGATTTTTCAGTTCCTGTAATTTCAGGATGCGATCTGTAGGATGCAAATGCTGAGCGGCAACCAGATAAATTTGTTCGGTCAATAAATGAATATTGTCAAAATCTGGATGATCCAGATGAAAACGGGTAATACATAAATCCAGTTCAGCATTTTTTAGCCGCTGAATCTGTTCCATACAGGTCAGGCTATGCAAGTTAATTTTTAAGTTCGGCATGGTTTTTTTAAGCTGTGCCAGAATCTGTGGCATCACTTTGATTTCTGCCACATTCAAAAAACCAATATGGATCTGATTATTTTTCTGCTGTGCAACCTGGCGTGCTGCTGCCACTGCCAGCTTGGCATTTTCCAGTGCTTTTTCAGCATAGATCTGAAATGCCTGCCCTTCATCGGTAAGTTTAACTTTTCTGGATGAACGATCAAACAGATTTACACCAACTTCCTGTTCCAGATCCTTAATTTGCTGGCTTAACGACGGCTGGGCGGTAAACAGCTTTTCGGCAGCCTTGGTAAAACTTTGTTGCTGCGCCACAGTCATAAAATAGCGTAAATGTCGAAGTTCCATAAGCTGCCCGATGTCTGATCAGGTCAGCATCTTAAGATGATGACCTGCGCATTGCAAATAAGAATAGGTCGATAGTTTATATGAATATCGGTATATGAACAGATCCTGTTTTACTAGACTGCATGACCATCTAGATGGCTTGTTCTTCACGCATATACATGGAGTCTTGTATGACGCAGCATTATGACACTGATGTTCTGATCATTGGTACCGGTCCTGCAGGTTCAACATTGGGTTTGGCTTTGGCCAATTATGGTATCAAAGTACAACTGTTTACCCAGTTTAGCTGGCTGGCCAATAGTCCACGTGCACATATCACCAATCAACGTGCCATGGAAGTATTACGTGATCTTGGTGTTGAAGAACAGGTCAAAGAAATCGCTACACCTTGGGATCAGATGGGTGAAAGCCTGATTACCACCAGTCTGGTCGGCGAAGAAATCGCCCGCATGAGTGCCTGGGGAACAGGTGATGAACGTCATGGTGATTACATCAAAGGTAGTCCATGCCCATTGGTCGATCTGATTCAGCCAAAAATGGAAGCTTTACTGGTGCAGAATGCTGGTGAACGTGGTGCGATTTTTAATTTTAATACTGAATACCTGTCACACGTACAAGATGAAGATGGCGTGACTGCTACTTTTTTGAATCGTATTACCAATACTGAATTTAGCTTAAGAGCGAAATATCTGGTAGGTATGGATGGTGCTAAGTCTCGTGTATTGGAACAGCTTGCTTTACCACTAGAAGGTATCATGGCACGTGCCGGTACAGTGTATGTGACCTTTAAAGCTGATTTGACTAAATATGTACAGCACCGCCCTGCCATTCTGCAATGGATCGTTAATCCGGAAGCGAGCTTTGGCGACCTCGGTATGGGCTTATTACGTGCCATTACGCCATGGAATGAATGGATTATGGGCTGGGGCTTTGACATTTCCAAAGGCGAGCCACAAGTGACTGAAGAACAGGTTCGTGCCCGCCTGAATGCCTTTGTCGGTGCCAAAGTTGAAGAAGTCGAAATTCAGAAACTGTCGTACTGGTATGTGAACCAGACCTGGGCAACTGAATATTCTAAAGGCCGTGTGTTCTGTGGTGGTGATGCGGTACACCGCCATCCACCATCAAGTGGTTTAGGTTCGAATACCTGTATGCAGGATGCCTTTAACCTGGGCTGGAAATTAGCATATGCAGTCAAAGGTTGGGCTGCACCTTCCCTGCTGGATTCCTATACCACTGAACGTGCACCGGTGGGTAAGCAGATTGTAGCGCGTGCCAATCAATCACGTTTTGACTATAAATACCTGAAAGAAGTCTTTGGTTTTGATCAAGGTATGACTACACAAAAACAAATGCTGGAACGTATTTTTGCGGAAGATGAGCAAGGTGCTGAAATCCGTCAAAAACTATTTAAAGCACTTGCTGTTAAAAACTACGAGTTTAATGCCCAAGGTGTAGAACTGAATCAACGCTATACATCTAATGCAATCATGAACGAATCTGAGCCTGAAAGATTTGAGCGTGATCAGCAGCTTTATCTGCAAGCAACGACACGTCCAGGTGCCAAAGTGCCACATACCTGGTTGATCAATGCAAATGGTCAAAAGCAATCGACTTTAGATATTACTGGTAAAGGTCGTTTTACTTTGTTGACTGGATTATCAGGCAAAGGCTGGAAACAGGCAGCTGAAGCATTGAATCTGCCATATCTGGACGTAATTCAAATTGGTTCACGTAACTATCGTGATGTATATGGTACCTGGAATGCCAAGTCTGAAATTCATGAATCTGGTGCTGTGCTGGTTCGTCCAGATGGTTATGTCGCTTGGCGTTATCAGGATAGTACCAATGATCAGTTTGATTATGCGAATACACTAAAGGCAGTGTTAAAACAGATTCAGTTAATTGTTGAATGATAAAAAATCTAGCCTCGATGAGCTCATAGAATTAACTCTAATACTGGTTAATTCGTAACGGAGTCTTACCGAGTGAAATCCAATACTTGGAGCTCATATGCTACTTTTCTTTCGGGAAAAGTAGCCAAAACCATTTGCCATCCGCAAAACTCGTTCATTACTATCAACTCATTAATAGTTCGCAGAAACATTTACTATTTAATGGTGTTCTGCCTCGAACAGTTGCGGATGACATTTGCGCGTATCAAATACCTTCATTCAGTATTAATTGTTAAGAATTTCAATTAACTATTTTCTTTAGTCTCAGTTAAGTCACATGCCCTGCGACATAGATTTCGCCCGTCAGACTATGGAAAGGACGTGCTATCACGTCTGACACAGGGGTTTTGTCTTGCGGAGTAGTGCTCCTCATACCCCGTCAAAAGTAAAACTTCATATCCTATAAATATAAAAAGCCACTTCAACAGTGACTTTTTCAAATCTGATGATCAAGAACCCTGCAGAAAATAACTACCGACCAGAAACAATACTTGTAGGCCAACAACAAAACCAAATAACCACCAACCTTTCTGACGCAATTCCGTTCTATCCATTATTCTGAGTGTTTTAGCCATGTCATCACCTCATACATGAGTGTTGATACTGAAATGATCTATACCATCTTTCCTTTAAAGTGCATATCTATTGTGCATTAATTACACAATACCACCTCTATGCAAATATAAAAGCAAAATCCAAACCAGTTCAGCGGGAGAAAATTAAATAAATATTTCAAAATGCTTAAAAAGCAAAAAGCCACCCTATGGCGGCTGAATATCAACATGTTAGCGAATTTAAATATATTTTTCCATATGATAAATTTTAATAATTGTTTTTAAATATTATTTATTACAATAGTCATCTCTCGGCATAGTCATGGACGTACCATCTAATGCTTTAGAAAATTCTAATTTTTCGCGAAAGCGCTGCTTAGTATTGCTCGTGATCGCACCAATACTTTTCACAACATTTGCTGCAACAAAATTTTCGACAGGAAATACATCATATATACATGAGATTGCTCGTGCGATTTCAAAATTCAATCTTCGTACACGAATCATGTCCGTTTTATCCACTAATAACACAGCTTGTGAATGCAAGGCATATTGCTGAACTGCCTTTCGTTGCTCATGCTGATGAAAAGTCTGCTGAATATAGGCATCAATATCATCACGAATTCCATTTTGATTCAGATCTGGACCTGCTAAATCTTGATCACGATTGAGCTTTGGCAATTGCCCTTGTGCAAGATCAATACGGTCTAGGTTCATCCGCCACATATACCATTCACAGCCCGCTAAAAGTGTGAACATAAACACTGTGATGATTTTTATAATAATTTTCTGCATAAAAAATGTTCATAAATTTTATATCAAGTATCTTAATACAACTTCACCGAGTTCAACTGAAATATGAAAAGTATAGCAAATAGATATTTAAGACATAAAAAAGCCACCCGAAGGTGGCTTTTTTAATCTCTGGTCAATTAACCAATAAATTTACGTGCATTACGGAACATACGTAACCAAGCACCGTCTTGATCCCAATCTTCAGGTTTCCAAGAGTGCTGGATCGCACGGAAGTTACGCTCAGGATGTGGCATCAGGATTGTTGCACGACCATCTTTAGACGTCACACCAGAAATACCTTCAGGCGAACCGTTCGGGTTCAATGGATATTGCTCAGTTGCATTACCTTGGCTGTCGACATAGCGCATGATTACCTGATTATTGGCATTCAATGCAGCAATGTTTTCAGCTGATGCAACGACACGACCTTCGCCATGCGCCACAGCGATTGGCAGAATCGAACCTTCCATACCTTCTAACAATACAGAGTGAGATTTTTCTACACGAACGTTAACGCTACGTGCTTCAAATACTTCTGACTTGTTGCGGTGGAAACGCGGCCATGCATCTGCACCTGGAATCAGTGGAGCCAATTGAGACAACATTTGACAACCGTTACAGATCCCTAGAGAGAAGGTTTCCTGACGGTTAAAGAATTTTTCGAACTGGTCACGCAGTTGCTGATTGAACAATACTGATTTTGCCCAGCCGCCACCTGCACCCAATACGTCGCCGTAAGAGAAGCCACCACAAGTCACCAGACCTTCGAAATCTTCCAGACTGATACGACCTGCCAACAGATCACTCATGTGTACGTCAACTGTATTAAAGCCAACTTTGTCGAACGCAGCTGCCATTTCAATATGACCATTGACACCCTGCTCACGCAGAATAGCCATGCTTGGACGACGTGAGTTAATGAACGGTGCTTCAATTTGCTCATTCAGATCGAATGTCGGTTGAGCGATCAAACCTTTGTGCGCTTTGTCTGTAACTAATGCAAATTCTTGATCAGCAGTTTCGACGTTGTCACGTAAACGTTGAATTTGATGTGATACTTCAGTCCAAGCCACTTGCAAGTCAGCACGCTCAAGGACTAGACCATTTACAGTCAATTGATCTGTATTGTTCACAGTACCAACCACTGAAATTGCATCTTTCAATGTAGACGCTGCAATTTCAGCTTGTAATGCTTCCCAATCCGCTTTCGCGATTTGCAGCACTGCACCAATTTCTTCTGCAAACAGACCTGCAACAGATTGATCTTCAAGTGCTACACCTAGACGTGAAGCGAACATCATTTCCGCAACAGTAGCAACCAAACCACCATCACCGATGTCATGGTAAGCTTTGATTAAGCCACGGTTGTTCCAGTCTTGAACCAATGCAAAGAATGCTTTGAAATCATCAAAGCTGTCGACATCAGGCGTTACTGAACCGATTGCCTTATAAACCTGAGCAAGAATCGAACCACCTAAACGGAATTGACCTTTAGACAAGTCGATACGTACCAGTACAGACTCAAGGTTTTTCAATTCTGGTGTCAATGTCTTACGAACATCTGTTACAGGTGCGAACGCAGTGATCACGCCTGACATTGGAGAAGTCACAGATTTATCGATGCCTTCGTCATTCCAAGTCGTACGCATAGAAAGCGAATCTTTACCGACTGGAATTGCGATGCCCAATGCAGGACACATTTCCATACCGATGGCTTTTACGCCTTCGAATAACGCTTGGTCTTCGCCCGGTTGACCCGCAGCAGCCATCCAGTTTGCAGACAATTTAATGTCGCTGATCTTTTCAATCTTCGCAGACATAATGTTCGAGATTGATTCAGCAACTGATAAACGTGCAGATGCAGCAGGATTTAACAATGCAACTGGTGGACGTTCACCCATTGCCATCGCTTCACCTGTGTAACCTACAAGGCTTGTTGTGGTTACAGCAGCATCAGCCACTGGCACTTGCCATGGACCTACCATTTGGTCACGCGCAACCATACCAGTAATCGAACGGTCACCGATGGTGATCAAGAACGATTTAGATGCAACTGTTGGGTTCTTAATCACACGATAAATCGCATCTTTAAGATCAGTCACTTTAGATGCGTCGAAGTCGTCGCCTTTACGTTCAGCAGTCTCATAAGAACGGCTCATACGTGGTGTACCGCCAAGCATCACTTGCATTGGCATATCCACAGGCTTGTTGCCGAACAATGGATCTTCAACGGTTAAGTGACGTGCTTCAGTCGCTTCACCCAATACCGCAAACGGACAACGCTCACGTGCACAGATCGATTCAAATAACTCTAATGAAGATGGACGAATCGCAAGTACATAACGCTCTTGTGCTTCGTTTGACCAGATTTCCATTGGAGACATACCTGGCTCAAGCGATGGAATCTTACGAAGATCAAGGACTGCACCTAATTCGTGATCGTTTACCAATTCAGGCATTGCGTTTGAAATACCGCCCGCACCGACATCGTGTACAGATACGATTGGGTTGTGATCTTCCATACGCCAGCAGGTATCGATGACTTCTTGGCAACGACGTTCCATTTCCGGGTTTTCACGCTGTACAGAAGCGAAGTCTAAGTTCTCGCCCATAGTACCGCTGTCTACAGAAGATGCAGCACCACCGCCAAGACCGATCAGCATCGCAGGACCACCCAACACGATCAATAAATCACCTGGTTGGATTGGATCTTTTTCAACGTGATCTGGACGGATGTTACCGTAACCACCGGCAATCATAATTGGCTTATGGAAACCTTTTACTTCGCCATTTACATTTTGTTCAAAAGTACGGAAGTAACCATTTAAGGCAGGACGACCGAATTCATTGTTGAACGCAGCACCACCCAATGGACCTTCAATCATAATTTGAAGTGGGGATGCCATACGTGATGGTTTGCCGTAGTTTTCTTCCCAAGGCTGTTCGAAGCCAGGAATGTTCAGGTTCGATACGGTGAAACCAGTTAAACCAGCTTTCGGTTTACCACCACGACCTGTTGCGCCTTCATCACGGATTTCACCGCCTGAACCAGTCGCAGCACCAGCAAATGGTGCAATCGCTGTTGGGTGGTTATGGGTTTCCACTTTCATCAGGATGTGAGCAGCCTGGCTCTTGTATTTATAAACCTGATGACCGTTATCTTCTTGAGTTGGGTAGAAACGTTGCGTATCAAAACCAACAATCACCGATGCATTGTCTTTATATGCAGACAATACATCTGTTGGTGATTCTTTATAGGTATTTTTAATCATCTGGAACAATGACAATGGTTGAACTTCACCATCGATTGTCCATTCTGAACCGAAGATTTTATGACGGCAGTGTTCAGAGTTTGCTTGCGCAAACATCATCAGTTCGATGTCATTCGGGTTACGACCAAGCTTGGTAAATGCTTCAGTCAAGTAATCGATTTCTTCAGCAGATAACGCGAAACCAAATTCGTTGTTGGCTTTAACAAGCGCTTCTTTACCTTGACCTAAAATATCAATGCTATTTAAAGGTTTTGGTGCAGTTTCAACAAACAGTACAGCCGCATCTTCAATCGCATTGAAAACACTTTCAGTCATGCGGTCATGCAGCACTTGTAATGCTTCTTTAGAAAGCTCTTTTACCCCTTTTAGAGTAAATAAAACGCCGCGTTCAAGGCGGTGAACCGGCGTATTACAGTTAGCAAAAATGTCCGTTGCTTTCGATGACCACGGAGAAATTGTACCGACACGTGGAGTCACTAAAATTTGGATTTCATCTTCTGCCGCTTGGCGGAGTTCAAAAGATTGACCATCATTGAGAAGCTGTAAAGCGGATTGCTGTTGTTGCTCACCTAGCGCTTGGTCAAAAAGATAGACAAATTGACTTTCTAGTGATTGAACAGAACTAATTGGCGTTAAGCGCGAGAGTAGTTGAGTTTTCTTAAAAGAAGAGTGTGCAGGTGCACCGGCAACGATAAACATGCTGATTTTGGCTCCACGGGATGGTCTTTTGAACCATGCCACAATGTGACTTGAGAGAGCGCATATTCTACTGTGAAATACTGGAATCAGCTAGTGAGGAATTGATAAATCTGACCGCTAAACTGTCAGGATTTTTAAAATAATACTTTTATTTTTAGTTAAAAAATTAATGTAGTCGATTAGATTAACACATTTTCTGGCAGAAAAATCAAAACGATTAAAGTTTTATTTTGATTCGCAAAATTGTATTATTTTTCAACAATAAATTTATCTTGGTTTAAACCATCTACTCGTTTCAGTGTGTCGAATACCTTCACACCTTCCCCCATAGTTGAAAATAAATATTTTTTGTCACCTGTTTAGGTATCTCAATATTAAAATTATCTTTTAAACAGCGCTTTACCCTTAGCTCAGTTTAAGGCGGCAACTTATGTCGCAACTCCATATATTTTTATCTGCATTTTTGGCATGATGCATTAAACAATTGATTGAATAATGATAAATGACTCAAATGCGTTGGCTGGAATTACTCTCCACTGTCCGTATTGGCAGCAAAAAACAAAGTTCTGAACTGGCTCGCAGCCCGTTCCATAAAGACTATGACCGTATTATTTTTTCGCAAAGTTTCCGCCAGCTAAACCGTAAAACCCAGGTCCACCCCCTGACCCAGCATGATGGTATTCATACCCGTTTGACCCATTCACTGGAAGTGTCCTGTATTGGCCGTTCACTGGGTATGCTGGCTGCGGAAAAAATCAGGGATCAGTTACCCCCGTGGATTTCTCCTGCCGATGTCGGAGCCATCATTCAGGCTGCCTGTCTGGCGCATGATATTGGCAATCCACCTTTTGGCCATGCCGGTGAATACGCCATTCGTGAATGGTTTGATGATGCTTCCCATACTGACTTCCTGAAAAACCTGAGTCCGGAACAGGAAGCTGATGTCCGTCAGTTCGAGGGTAATGCCCAAGGTCTGCGCCTGCTGACCAAGATTGACTATCATCCCAATGATGGCGGTATGCGTCTGACCTATGCCACCCTGGGTGCTTATTTGAAATATCCATGGTTATCGCAGACCATCGATCCTACGGGCAATACCCCAGCCAGCCATCGTCCAAAGTTTGGTTGCTATCAGTCTGAAAAAGAGATTTTAAAGGAAATCGCCGAACAGCTCGGTTTGATTCAGCTCGGTGAATATCGCTATTGCCGTCATCCTCTAACCTATCTGCTCGAAGCTGCTGATGATATCTGCTATGCACTGATTGATCTGGAAGATGGCATCAGCCTGAACATGCTCAGCTATGCTGAAGTAGAACCGGTATTTTTAAACCTATTAGGTGATTATGGTACACCTTCCGAGATCAGCATGCCGGGGACGACCTGGCAGCAAAGGATTGCTGCCCTGCGTGGCCGGGTGATGAAACGTCTGGTAGCTGAAGTCACGACGGCATTTGCCCATCACCAGCAGGAAATCCTGATGGGTCAGCTCAAAGGTTCATTGCTTGCTTACTGCAGTGCAGATATTGAAATCGGGATTAATCGAGCCAAAGAACTGGCGCGGGACAGAATTTTTGAGCACCCGCAGAAAGCAGGTCTGGAAATCATTGCCCATCAGAGTCTGCAAACCATTCTGGATGCCTTTATTCCACTGACCACGCCACATAAAAACCTGAGTTTCAAGGAACAGCGTTTGATGGCAATTCTTAAACGTTCGGGTGCGCAGTTCCATGCCGATCATTATGACAATATCATGCAGGTACTGGATATTATTTCCAAGTTCTCGGATCATCAGGCCTACAATCTGGCACAGGAACTTCATGGCAATAAAGCTGGATTAATTTAATGATTTACACGATTTGCTGATAATCTCGGCAAATCGCAACTTTTTGATTTGCAGTATTTTGCCTTTAGCCTAAATGCTGACTACTATGCCTGTATTGAAATTGAGTATTTATAAAAAATGATTGGATGTCTGATTGGTGAAGTGCTGGCGCTGGAAGCACCGACTGTTTTGTTGAATGTAAATGGGGTGGGTTATGAAATTGATACGCCACTGACCACTTTCTGCCAGTTGCAAAAAGGCCAGAAAATTACCCTGTGGACGCATCTAGCCGTGCGTGAAGATGCCCAGTTGCTGTATGGTTTCTTGAATGCCCAGGAAAAAACTATTTTCCGCACTTTATTAAAGGTGAATGGTGTTGGCCCAAAAATGGCACTTGGCATTCTATCTACACTAAGTGTAGAAATGCTGATTCATACTGTAGAAAATGAAGATGTGAATACCTTGGTGAAAGTGCCCGGCGTAGGCAAGAAAACTGCAGAACGTCTGATGATTGAACTGCGTGACCGCTTTAAAGCCATGGCTTCTGGCAGCACACCAGCCAACTCTACTACGTCACAAATCCAGTTTATGGGCAATTCAGCCGTAGCGGAAGCGGAAGCAGCATTACAGTCTCTCGGCTATAAACCCGCTGAGGCACAGAAACTGGTGAATGCCGCCAAAGGCGACTTTACCGAAGCCAGCGACATTATACGCGCTGCGTTAAAGTCGATGAATCGTTAAATGTTAAAACACATCACTATTATCGCTACACGTTAGGCAGCATGGATGCTGCCGCAGAAATATGGCATAGGATGTGCCATTATTTCTGCAAAGGGTTTTGTTACTTTTGCCCTGTCAAAAGTAAGAGCATGCCTGCACAATGGCATAGAAATTCCAAGCGCATTTTGAGGCTATGACTTTATTCACCTCAAATAAACCATAGAGAAAGACTCAAAAGATATGCAAGACCGTCTCATCAGTGGTTCTGAAAAACCCGAAGATCACTTTGATCGCGCCATCCGCCCGACTTCCCTCGATGACTATATTGGTCAACCCGTGGTTCGAGAACAGATGGAAATCTTTATCGGTGCAGCACGTGGCCGTGAAGAAGCCCTTGACCACACCCTGATCTTTGGTCCTCCAGGTCTGGGTAAAACCACGCTGGCCAATATTATTGCCCGTGAAATGGGTGGCAATCTAAAATCTACTTCAGGTCCGGTACTGGAACGTGCTGGTGATCTGGCGGCAATGCTGACTAATCTTGAAGAAGGTGACGTTTTATTTATTGATGAAATTCACCGTCTTTCCCCAGTGATTGAAGAGATCCTTTATCCGGCGATGGAGGATTATCAGCTCGACATCATGATTGGTGAGGGCCCTGCTGCCCGCTCGATTAAACTGGATTTACCGCCATTTACCTTGGTAGCTGCAACTACACGTGCCGGTCTGCTGACCTCTCCGCTGCGTGACCGTTTTGGAATTGTACAACGTCTGGAATTCTACTCTGTTGATGACCTGACCCATATCGTGAAACGCTCTGCCAGCCTGATGGATGTTCCAATGACGCATGAAGGTGCATTAGAAGTTGCGCGTCGTTCACGTGGCACTCCGCGTATCGCCAACCGTTTATTACGTCGTGTACGTGACTATGCACAAGTAAAAGGTACAGGCGAAGTGACCCAAGACATG is a window of Acinetobacter sp. ASP199 DNA encoding:
- the ruvB gene encoding Holliday junction branch migration DNA helicase RuvB, giving the protein MQDRLISGSEKPEDHFDRAIRPTSLDDYIGQPVVREQMEIFIGAARGREEALDHTLIFGPPGLGKTTLANIIAREMGGNLKSTSGPVLERAGDLAAMLTNLEEGDVLFIDEIHRLSPVIEEILYPAMEDYQLDIMIGEGPAARSIKLDLPPFTLVAATTRAGLLTSPLRDRFGIVQRLEFYSVDDLTHIVKRSASLMDVPMTHEGALEVARRSRGTPRIANRLLRRVRDYAQVKGTGEVTQDMAQRALDMLNVDKDGLDTLDRRYLSMLLERFDGGPAGVEALAAAMAEDSGTLEDVIEPYLIQQGYVMRTARGRIATNMAYLQFGMTPPEPK
- the purL gene encoding phosphoribosylformylglycinamidine synthase translates to MFIVAGAPAHSSFKKTQLLSRLTPISSVQSLESQFVYLFDQALGEQQQQSALQLLNDGQSFELRQAAEDEIQILVTPRVGTISPWSSKATDIFANCNTPVHRLERGVLFTLKGVKELSKEALQVLHDRMTESVFNAIEDAAVLFVETAPKPLNSIDILGQGKEALVKANNEFGFALSAEEIDYLTEAFTKLGRNPNDIELMMFAQANSEHCRHKIFGSEWTIDGEVQPLSLFQMIKNTYKESPTDVLSAYKDNASVIVGFDTQRFYPTQEDNGHQVYKYKSQAAHILMKVETHNHPTAIAPFAGAATGSGGEIRDEGATGRGGKPKAGLTGFTVSNLNIPGFEQPWEENYGKPSRMASPLQIMIEGPLGGAAFNNEFGRPALNGYFRTFEQNVNGEVKGFHKPIMIAGGYGNIRPDHVEKDPIQPGDLLIVLGGPAMLIGLGGGAASSVDSGTMGENLDFASVQRENPEMERRCQEVIDTCWRMEDHNPIVSVHDVGAGGISNAMPELVNDHELGAVLDLRKIPSLEPGMSPMEIWSNEAQERYVLAIRPSSLELFESICARERCPFAVLGEATEARHLTVEDPLFGNKPVDMPMQVMLGGTPRMSRSYETAERKGDDFDASKVTDLKDAIYRVIKNPTVASKSFLITIGDRSITGMVARDQMVGPWQVPVADAAVTTTSLVGYTGEAMAMGERPPVALLNPAASARLSVAESISNIMSAKIEKISDIKLSANWMAAAGQPGEDQALFEGVKAIGMEMCPALGIAIPVGKDSLSMRTTWNDEGIDKSVTSPMSGVITAFAPVTDVRKTLTPELKNLESVLVRIDLSKGQFRLGGSILAQVYKAIGSVTPDVDSFDDFKAFFALVQDWNNRGLIKAYHDIGDGGLVATVAEMMFASRLGVALEDQSVAGLFAEEIGAVLQIAKADWEALQAEIAASTLKDAISVVGTVNNTDQLTVNGLVLERADLQVAWTEVSHQIQRLRDNVETADQEFALVTDKAHKGLIAQPTFDLNEQIEAPFINSRRPSMAILREQGVNGHIEMAAAFDKVGFNTVDVHMSDLLAGRISLEDFEGLVTCGGFSYGDVLGAGGGWAKSVLFNQQLRDQFEKFFNRQETFSLGICNGCQMLSQLAPLIPGADAWPRFHRNKSEVFEARSVNVRVEKSHSVLLEGMEGSILPIAVAHGEGRVVASAENIAALNANNQVIMRYVDSQGNATEQYPLNPNGSPEGISGVTSKDGRATILMPHPERNFRAIQHSWKPEDWDQDGAWLRMFRNARKFIG
- a CDS encoding LysR substrate-binding domain-containing protein, with protein sequence MELRHLRYFMTVAQQQSFTKAAEKLFTAQPSLSQQIKDLEQEVGVNLFDRSSRKVKLTDEGQAFQIYAEKALENAKLAVAAARQVAQQKNNQIHIGFLNVAEIKVMPQILAQLKKTMPNLKINLHSLTCMEQIQRLKNAELDLCITRFHLDHPDFDNIHLLTEQIYLVAAQHLHPTDRILKLQELKNHNLIMCEQNTSSVFYGKLDQLLGIDQLDHEQVLWVTNVLQHINLTNMGMGFSFAPEYLLRYLNDHVKIIRADEVLPKLDLYATFNKNSQNPALKMITQALNNTINI
- the ruvA gene encoding Holliday junction branch migration protein RuvA, which produces MIGCLIGEVLALEAPTVLLNVNGVGYEIDTPLTTFCQLQKGQKITLWTHLAVREDAQLLYGFLNAQEKTIFRTLLKVNGVGPKMALGILSTLSVEMLIHTVENEDVNTLVKVPGVGKKTAERLMIELRDRFKAMASGSTPANSTTSQIQFMGNSAVAEAEAALQSLGYKPAEAQKLVNAAKGDFTEASDIIRAALKSMNR
- a CDS encoding deoxyguanosinetriphosphate triphosphohydrolase, whose amino-acid sequence is MTQMRWLELLSTVRIGSKKQSSELARSPFHKDYDRIIFSQSFRQLNRKTQVHPLTQHDGIHTRLTHSLEVSCIGRSLGMLAAEKIRDQLPPWISPADVGAIIQAACLAHDIGNPPFGHAGEYAIREWFDDASHTDFLKNLSPEQEADVRQFEGNAQGLRLLTKIDYHPNDGGMRLTYATLGAYLKYPWLSQTIDPTGNTPASHRPKFGCYQSEKEILKEIAEQLGLIQLGEYRYCRHPLTYLLEAADDICYALIDLEDGISLNMLSYAEVEPVFLNLLGDYGTPSEISMPGTTWQQRIAALRGRVMKRLVAEVTTAFAHHQQEILMGQLKGSLLAYCSADIEIGINRAKELARDRIFEHPQKAGLEIIAHQSLQTILDAFIPLTTPHKNLSFKEQRLMAILKRSGAQFHADHYDNIMQVLDIISKFSDHQAYNLAQELHGNKAGLI
- a CDS encoding FAD-dependent monooxygenase; this encodes MTQHYDTDVLIIGTGPAGSTLGLALANYGIKVQLFTQFSWLANSPRAHITNQRAMEVLRDLGVEEQVKEIATPWDQMGESLITTSLVGEEIARMSAWGTGDERHGDYIKGSPCPLVDLIQPKMEALLVQNAGERGAIFNFNTEYLSHVQDEDGVTATFLNRITNTEFSLRAKYLVGMDGAKSRVLEQLALPLEGIMARAGTVYVTFKADLTKYVQHRPAILQWIVNPEASFGDLGMGLLRAITPWNEWIMGWGFDISKGEPQVTEEQVRARLNAFVGAKVEEVEIQKLSYWYVNQTWATEYSKGRVFCGGDAVHRHPPSSGLGSNTCMQDAFNLGWKLAYAVKGWAAPSLLDSYTTERAPVGKQIVARANQSRFDYKYLKEVFGFDQGMTTQKQMLERIFAEDEQGAEIRQKLFKALAVKNYEFNAQGVELNQRYTSNAIMNESEPERFERDQQLYLQATTRPGAKVPHTWLINANGQKQSTLDITGKGRFTLLTGLSGKGWKQAAEALNLPYLDVIQIGSRNYRDVYGTWNAKSEIHESGAVLVRPDGYVAWRYQDSTNDQFDYANTLKAVLKQIQLIVE
- a CDS encoding NGG1p interacting factor NIF3 is translated as MLKLIYYVPDENLEDTKNAVFAAGAGGIGEYTNCAWQVLGTGQFKPQDGADPHIGEVGKLEQVAEWRVEILVPDEKAVEVAKALKKSHPYEEPAFEFIQLLDIKV
- a CDS encoding KGW motif small protein, which codes for MAKTLRIMDRTELRQKGWWLFGFVVGLQVLFLVGSYFLQGS